From Candidatus Angelobacter sp.:
GCGCGAGTACCTGGAGGATCCTGTTGTTGGTCTTGAACGACGACAGCGGATCGCTGGCGGGCAGTTTGTAGGAGGATGTCTTCAACCGCCACTGGGGCGGGTCTTGCGGGTCAACGATCGGCCGGGGATGCAAAGACATCACGACGAGCGGTGAATCAGCCCCGGTGGGCGAGTAACCGCGTTCACCCGGTCCGCGCGAGAGCGTCACGCGCAGTATCGCGTCGGGCATCTGATTCCGCCGGATAAGTTCGTTCGCGAGCACGCGCAGTTCCTTGGGCGCAAAGGTGAGCCGGATTTTGAGGAAATCCGCGCCGCGCGTCAGTCGTTCGAGGTGCTGGGCCCAGCGGAACGGTTTGCCGGTATAGACCGGAATGGTTTCAAACACCCCGTCCCCGTACAGGAAGCTACGATCAGTGACGGGCACCGCCGCCTGTTCTTCTGGAACGAACTGGCCGTTGATCAAAACAGTCATACTTGAGGGCCGTCCGGCTGTCATCCCGGCCCCGAAGGGGACGACCGGAAATCGTCCCGACCTATGCCTTCAGCGAAACATAGTCCGGCTGCGCTTGCAAGTTCAACGCTTCAAAAAAACCGCGCGCCTTTGCAAGTGTTTCCTCGTATTCGGCCTCCGGGACCGAATCGGCGACCACACCCGCGCCCGTGTGGAAATAAATCGCGCGTCGGTCGCGAACTGCGGCACGGATGAGAATGCTCAACTGGCTTTCGCGGTTGAAACCGAGATAACCAAGCGCGCCGGTGTAGGGTCCGCGCGCGACCGGTTCCAACTCGTCAATGATTTCCATCGCGCGAATTTTTGGCGCGCCCGTGATGCTGCCGCCGGGAAAGCACGCGGCAAAGGCGGCGAAATGGGTGACGTCCGGCCGGAGGCGGCCCTCGACCGTGGAGACGAGATGCTGCACCTGTGGGTAGCGTTCCAGCCTGACCAGTTCCGGCACCTGGACCGACCCGTATTCGCAAACCCTGCCCAGGTCGTTGCGCAACAGATCGGTGATCATCACAAGTTCGGCCATTTCCTTCCCGCTGGTCTGCAACTCGTACGTGAGCTGCGCATCGCGGGTTGGATCGGCATCGCGGGGTCGCGTGCCCTTGATTGGCCGCGTCTGGATGTGCGGCCCGCTCAGGTGGAGGAACAGCTCTGGCGACGAAGAGGCGATTTGAAACTCGCCGCAGTCGAGAAACGCGGCGAACGGCGCGGGCGAAACGGCGGCCAGGCGCTGGAACAATTCCCAGCCGCGCATCGCCCGGGACGAGGCGAGCCGTTGCGAGAGGTTGACCTGATAGATATCGCCCGCGCGGATGTAACGCTGGGCGCGCCCGACCGCTGCGATGAACCCGGCGCGGGAAAAACTGGAACCCAGAGGCGGGCCGGGAATGCCCCGCGCAGCTTCAAACCTGGCGGACGCGGGGAGGCAATCATTTCTTCCGAAAGACTTCCGGAGCCGCGCCTGCCAGAACTCGAGCTGCCCTTTTGCCTTGTCGTCGCTGCGGGAACCGTCCACGTC
This genomic window contains:
- a CDS encoding aminotransferase class IV, giving the protein MTVLINGQFVPEEQAAVPVTDRSFLYGDGVFETIPVYTGKPFRWAQHLERLTRGADFLKIRLTFAPKELRVLANELIRRNQMPDAILRVTLSRGPGERGYSPTGADSPLVVMSLHPRPIVDPQDPPQWRLKTSSYKLPASDPLSSFKTNNRILQVLAQAEAEAADADDALMLNTNGEVAESSSANLFWIYHDTVYTTPTGRGALPGITRAVVLELCQALNLPTNKRVIKPESLLKSEGVFLSLSSLGIVTVTALDGEPVPTSPVVDRIFTSYHEAVQRETGP
- the pabB gene encoding aminodeoxychorismate synthase component I, with the translated sequence MRPSIHEADTPPSPESLVQQLRTEPGVVFLQSSLFDSRQARYSFAAARPFLTFRSSGSRCELRSRAGRHVQFGNPWRVLDSLMARYELLDEVDLPFPLGGCFGYWGYDLKNFVEPRLPQRAVNDLEWPDCHVGLYDSLVVFDQHLGKTWIVATGLDVDGSRSDDKAKGQLEFWQARLRKSFGRNDCLPASARFEAARGIPGPPLGSSFSRAGFIAAVGRAQRYIRAGDIYQVNLSQRLASSRAMRGWELFQRLAAVSPAPFAAFLDCGEFQIASSSPELFLHLSGPHIQTRPIKGTRPRDADPTRDAQLTYELQTSGKEMAELVMITDLLRNDLGRVCEYGSVQVPELVRLERYPQVQHLVSTVEGRLRPDVTHFAAFAACFPGGSITGAPKIRAMEIIDELEPVARGPYTGALGYLGFNRESQLSILIRAAVRDRRAIYFHTGAGVVADSVPEAEYEETLAKARGFFEALNLQAQPDYVSLKA